Proteins encoded by one window of Pseudonocardia alni:
- a CDS encoding 5-oxoprolinase subunit C family protein: MTRIEVRKPGLSTTVQDGGRSGYYHLGIPPSGALDQYSLTCANALVGNPDGAAALEIVYMGPELVFTGPATLAVAGATIAPKVNGSAVPVWESFDVAEGDVLAFDYLKAGARAYLAVSGGIDVPEKLGSRATYALGALGGLDGRPLAEGDVLPVGSGTGRAGLVVPEDLRPSLAKDVEVRVVMGLYDHRLTDRGRATFLDTTWTLTPVADRIGFRYTGGELETVDREPPFGAGQDPSNIVDSPYPIGSIQVPGGVEPIVLHRDAVSGGGYMMVATVISGDLDVVAQSAPRTRTRFVAVDLETALSLRAERKDRLARMHSALER, from the coding sequence GTGACACGCATCGAGGTCCGCAAGCCCGGTCTGTCCACCACCGTGCAGGACGGAGGCCGCTCCGGCTACTACCACCTGGGCATCCCGCCGTCGGGCGCGCTGGACCAGTACTCGCTGACCTGCGCGAACGCGCTGGTCGGGAACCCGGACGGCGCCGCCGCACTGGAGATCGTCTACATGGGCCCGGAGCTGGTGTTCACCGGCCCGGCGACCCTCGCCGTCGCCGGGGCGACGATCGCCCCGAAGGTCAACGGGTCGGCGGTGCCCGTCTGGGAGTCCTTCGACGTCGCCGAGGGCGACGTGCTGGCCTTCGACTACCTCAAGGCCGGCGCACGGGCCTACCTCGCGGTGTCCGGCGGGATCGACGTGCCGGAGAAGCTCGGCAGCCGCGCCACGTACGCGCTCGGCGCCCTGGGCGGGCTCGACGGCCGGCCGCTGGCCGAGGGCGACGTCCTGCCCGTCGGGTCCGGCACCGGCCGGGCCGGGCTCGTCGTACCCGAGGACCTGCGGCCGTCGCTCGCGAAGGACGTCGAGGTCCGGGTCGTGATGGGGCTCTACGACCACCGGCTCACCGACCGGGGCCGCGCCACCTTCCTCGACACCACGTGGACGCTGACCCCGGTCGCGGACCGGATCGGGTTCCGCTACACCGGCGGGGAGCTGGAGACCGTCGACCGTGAGCCGCCGTTCGGGGCGGGCCAGGACCCGTCGAACATCGTCGACTCGCCCTACCCGATCGGCTCCATCCAGGTCCCGGGCGGTGTGGAGCCGATCGTGCTGCACCGGGACGCGGTGTCCGGCGGCGGCTACATGATGGTGGCGACGGTGATCTCCGGGGACCTCGACGTCGTCGCCCAGTCGGCGCCGCGCACCCGCACCCGGTTCGTGGCGGTCGACCTGGAGACGGCGCTG